One window of the Burkholderia ubonensis subsp. mesacidophila genome contains the following:
- a CDS encoding M4 family metallopeptidase produces MKKLSCLLSVAAISLASFSAFAQAGDQQATVDRALQLIQQNPSSFNLAAGSAARTLKFAKAGAPTEGDQFQVRDVIVDPDGTEHVRFDRFYSGLRVIGGDVVVHSSQGQLKQASVTQSVPINLAGKIGKVGDRFVVRNAPDVGAAVARRAASARFGAQVRRVEEPELVVFARDTAPTLAYAVRVYGKATDAHTEAVLYYVDARTGAVVDAQDLIMTAASAATGTGRSLYYGNLPLTTDQLGTNSYRMLDPTRGGGSVYDGRGLSSDDVPQATDLPIFTSSTNVWGNNATTDRQTVAADIDYGLALTWDYYRSTHNRNGIFNDGQGVKSFAHVVFNTGSGTTGANAAWLGDTRMMVYGDGEPGTRLPNPVVSIDVAGHEMSHGVTQATAGLNYSGDAGGLNESTSDIFGTLVKYYANNPNDPGNYVIGARVINGGLRKMYKQDLDGRSYSCYPSGGFSWWNPRHDPHFSSGVGNRFFYLLSEGPVVPATDSALSKSQLVCNGDTSFSGLGRDKAGKIWYRTLTVYLTAGSSYPNARRASIQAANDLYGANSVESATVARAWSAAGVN; encoded by the coding sequence ATGAAGAAACTGTCTTGCCTGCTGTCGGTCGCCGCAATTTCCCTCGCCAGCTTCAGCGCATTTGCGCAAGCCGGTGACCAGCAGGCCACAGTCGACCGGGCGCTGCAGTTGATCCAGCAGAACCCGTCCAGCTTCAACCTAGCCGCCGGCAGTGCCGCGCGCACGCTCAAGTTCGCGAAGGCGGGCGCACCGACGGAAGGCGATCAGTTCCAGGTGCGTGACGTGATCGTCGACCCCGACGGCACCGAGCACGTGCGCTTCGACCGCTTCTACTCGGGCCTGCGCGTGATCGGCGGCGACGTCGTCGTTCACTCGAGCCAGGGGCAACTGAAACAGGCGAGCGTGACCCAGTCCGTGCCGATCAACCTTGCCGGCAAGATCGGCAAGGTCGGCGACCGCTTCGTGGTGCGCAACGCGCCCGACGTCGGTGCGGCCGTGGCCCGGCGCGCCGCGTCCGCGCGCTTCGGCGCACAGGTGCGCCGCGTCGAGGAGCCGGAGCTCGTCGTGTTCGCACGCGACACCGCGCCGACGCTGGCCTATGCGGTGCGTGTGTACGGCAAGGCGACCGACGCGCACACCGAAGCCGTGCTCTACTACGTCGACGCACGCACGGGCGCCGTCGTGGATGCGCAGGACCTGATCATGACCGCCGCCTCCGCCGCCACCGGCACCGGCCGTTCGCTGTACTACGGCAACCTGCCGCTGACGACCGACCAGCTCGGCACGAACTCGTACCGGATGCTCGATCCGACCCGCGGCGGCGGCTCGGTCTACGACGGCCGCGGCCTGTCCTCGGATGATGTCCCGCAGGCCACTGACTTGCCGATCTTCACCAGCAGCACGAACGTGTGGGGCAACAACGCGACCACCGACCGGCAGACCGTCGCAGCCGACATCGATTATGGTCTCGCGCTCACTTGGGACTACTACAGGAGCACGCACAACCGCAACGGCATCTTCAACGACGGCCAGGGCGTGAAGAGCTTCGCCCACGTGGTGTTCAACACCGGCAGCGGCACGACCGGCGCGAACGCGGCCTGGCTGGGAGACACGCGCATGATGGTGTACGGTGACGGCGAACCTGGCACCCGCCTGCCGAACCCCGTCGTGTCGATCGACGTGGCCGGGCACGAGATGAGCCACGGCGTGACCCAGGCCACCGCGGGCCTGAACTATTCGGGCGACGCGGGCGGTCTCAACGAATCGACGTCCGACATCTTCGGCACGCTCGTCAAGTACTACGCGAACAACCCGAACGATCCGGGCAACTACGTGATCGGCGCGCGCGTGATCAACGGTGGCCTGCGCAAGATGTACAAGCAGGATCTCGACGGGCGGTCGTACAGCTGCTATCCGTCCGGCGGCTTCTCGTGGTGGAATCCGCGCCACGATCCGCACTTCTCGTCGGGCGTCGGCAACCGCTTCTTCTACCTGCTGTCGGAAGGCCCGGTGGTGCCGGCAACCGACTCCGCACTGTCGAAGAGCCAGCTGGTCTGCAACGGCGACACCAGCTTCAGTGGGCTCGGGCGCGACAAGGCCGGCAAGATCTGGTACCGGACGCTGACGGTGTACCTGACCGCCGGCTCCAGCTACCCGAACGCGCGGCGCGCGTCGATCCAGGCGGCGAACGACCTGTACGGCGCGAATTCGGTTGAGAGCGCAACGGTTGCGCGCGC